In Prionailurus viverrinus isolate Anna chromosome D1, UM_Priviv_1.0, whole genome shotgun sequence, the DNA window agatgTGGGCAATGCAGGTATTAAAGGCCTTGAATCGTGCCTCCTTCTGGGGCAATTGAAACACAGTGAGAAAGATTTGAACATAAGACAAGGTGATGAAGATTATGTCAAAACCTAAGATACTGAAGGCAACAAATAGACCATATATCTTGTTGATCCGGACATCTTCAATAGCTAGCTTCACAACGGCCATGTGCTCACAGTAAGAGTGAGAGATGACCGTAGTTCGGTAGAGTTTCAGACGACATTTGATGAGCATAATGGATGGTACTGTAAGAATGGCAGCCCGGAGTGTCACCCCAACTCCAATGTGAGTCAAAAGTTGCTGGGAGAAGATGGTGGTGTGTCTCAAGGGGtcacagatggccacatagcgatcTAGAGCCATTGCCAGTAGGATGCCTGATTCGATTGCCTGGAATGAATGGATAAGCCACATTTGTAGCAGGCAGGCTGCAAAGGAAATCTCTGGCAAATGAAACCAGAAGATGCCTAACATTTTGGGAAGAATACAGGTGCTAAGTGCAATGTCTGTGGCCCCCAGCATGGCCAAAAATATGTACATGGGCTTATGGAGGCTGTGTTCATATCCGATGATACCCAAGATTAGGGAATTCCCAATCACAGCGATGACATACATGACACAGAATGGGATCCCAATCCAACACTGCACTGACTGTAGACCAGGAATCCCAATGAGTGTTAGTACAGAGGGCATAAAGACTGAGCCATTGAGGAGGAGCATGATGATTTGGTCAGCAGAATCAAGTAGTAGTTTTGCTGTTTCATCTTCTATACCCTGTCAAGACGACatgaattaaaaatgagaagaaattacGTTTGTTTTAGCAAAGTATATTTAGTTAGATAAAGTTAATACCAGAGTATCCATTCTCCTTTACTATTCAAATATAGTTgatatttaatgttttctaagCTTAAGGTACACAACATGTTGACTTCATACACTCACATATTGTAATATCATTGTAGTGGTAGCTAGCGCTCTCTTATGTcatatgattatattttctttttgggaatATTAAGGACCAATCTCTTAACAAGTTTGATGTTTTGAatacaatatttttgtttatgatcACTACCTTGTGCATGAGATCTTCAGAAGGTATTTATCTACTAAGAAATATCTCCTCCATTTTGCTAATTCACAGC includes these proteins:
- the LOC125146482 gene encoding olfactory receptor 52A5, with amino-acid sequence MLLLNGSVFMPSVLTLIGIPGLQSVQCWIGIPFCVMYVIAVIGNSLILGIIGYEHSLHKPMYIFLAMLGATDIALSTCILPKMLGIFWFHLPEISFAACLLQMWLIHSFQAIESGILLAMALDRYVAICDPLRHTTIFSQQLLTHIGVGVTLRAAILTVPSIMLIKCRLKLYRTTVISHSYCEHMAVVKLAIEDVRINKIYGLFVAFSILGFDIIFITLSYVQIFLTVFQLPQKEARFKAFNTCIAHICVFLQFYLLAFFSFFTHRFGSHIPPYVHILLSNLYLLVPPFLNPIVYGVKTKQICDHVLKMFFSKKHLDH